From a single Cyclobacterium marinum DSM 745 genomic region:
- the mraY gene encoding phospho-N-acetylmuramoyl-pentapeptide-transferase — protein MLYHLFDYIDQTFDLPGAGVFKYISFRAGMAALVSLLITITLGKTIIDWIRKKSIGETVRELGLQGQLEKKGTPTMGGIMIMAAIVIPTLLFADIYNVYIILLLVTTLWLGGIGFLDDYIKVFRKNKEGLAGKFKIVGQVSIGIIVGITLYFHEDVVIREFQESVSIEEGVVATPSFEDVKSMKTTIPFLKNNELNYDVVFGFLGDNFTPILYIILVIFVVTAVSNGANITDGIDGLAAGTSAIIGLTIAIYAYISGNVTFSQYLNVMFIPYSGELVIFCSAFVGACVGFLWYNSYPAQVFMGDTGSLMIGGVIAVLSLTLRKELLLPVLCGIFLIELLSVIIQVSYFKYTKKKFGEGRRVFLMSPLHHHYQKMNIPEAKITVRFWILGILFAIMALATLKLR, from the coding sequence TTTGACTATATCGACCAAACTTTTGATTTGCCCGGAGCAGGCGTATTCAAATACATCTCCTTCAGGGCGGGCATGGCTGCATTGGTTTCCTTACTAATCACCATTACCCTCGGAAAAACCATTATCGACTGGATTAGGAAAAAATCTATTGGAGAAACAGTAAGAGAACTTGGGCTTCAGGGTCAACTGGAAAAAAAGGGCACTCCAACCATGGGAGGAATCATGATCATGGCGGCCATTGTGATTCCTACTCTCTTGTTTGCTGATATCTACAACGTGTACATTATCCTTTTGCTGGTCACCACACTTTGGTTGGGCGGAATTGGATTTTTGGATGATTATATCAAAGTCTTTAGAAAAAACAAAGAAGGTTTAGCCGGTAAATTTAAGATTGTAGGTCAGGTCAGTATAGGGATCATCGTTGGCATCACCTTGTACTTCCATGAAGATGTGGTGATAAGGGAATTTCAGGAAAGTGTATCAATTGAAGAAGGAGTTGTTGCTACCCCTTCTTTTGAAGATGTAAAATCCATGAAAACGACCATTCCATTTCTAAAAAACAATGAGCTCAATTATGATGTAGTTTTCGGGTTCTTGGGAGACAATTTTACCCCAATATTGTACATCATTCTTGTGATTTTTGTGGTAACTGCCGTTTCTAATGGAGCCAATATCACTGACGGTATTGACGGCTTGGCAGCCGGTACTTCTGCTATAATAGGGCTTACCATCGCCATATATGCATATATCAGTGGAAATGTCACTTTTTCTCAATACTTAAATGTGATGTTTATCCCCTACTCAGGAGAATTGGTAATTTTCTGCTCTGCCTTTGTAGGAGCATGTGTGGGCTTTTTATGGTACAACTCATATCCTGCACAAGTTTTTATGGGAGACACCGGAAGCCTTATGATTGGTGGGGTAATTGCCGTGCTATCTCTCACTTTAAGAAAAGAATTACTACTACCTGTATTGTGTGGAATTTTTCTTATCGAATTACTTTCAGTCATAATTCAGGTCAGTTACTTTAAATATACTAAGAAAAAATTTGGTGAAGGCAGAAGGGTCTTTTTGATGTCCCCATTGCATCACCACTATCAAAAAATGAATATCCCTGAAGCAAAGATTACCGTTAGGTTTTGGATTTTGGGAATCTTGTTTGCAATCATGGCATTGGCAACATTAAAGTTAAGGTAA
- the murD gene encoding UDP-N-acetylmuramoyl-L-alanine--D-glutamate ligase, translating to MQKTVILGSGESGFGAALLAHKHGHRVFVSDAGKIAANKKEAFKEKNIAFEEGQHSINLLLDAQTVIKSPGIPYSAPLVVKLVEAGIPVIDELEFAYRFSKGKVIAITGTNGKTTTSLLIYHLMKRAGMDVGLGGNVGQSWALQLVEKDHSWWVLEVSSFQIEGFIDLKPSIAVLLNISPDHLDRYHYSLEEYAAAKIKLTERMNAQDHFVFFEPDSNISEAMKSQKGNPTLVPIGLENLNGTKGYIEDNKLNLAINGLNWSWPTNEMVLKGEHNFINSLAATMTVVLAGADISKIGPALKDFVNAAHRMEQVATINGVKFINDSKGTNVDATAFALGAFQEPLIWIAGGVDKGNDYKLLDDKVIDHVKLLICLGKDNEKLKIAFSGKIPCILTTEDIREAVQWSLENGSEGDVALLSPACASFDLFKNYEDRGDQFKEAVITLKNK from the coding sequence ATGCAGAAGACAGTTATTTTAGGATCCGGTGAAAGTGGCTTTGGGGCTGCTTTGTTGGCCCATAAGCATGGGCACAGGGTTTTTGTGTCTGATGCAGGTAAGATTGCCGCTAATAAAAAAGAGGCTTTTAAAGAAAAAAATATCGCCTTTGAAGAAGGCCAGCATAGCATAAACCTTCTATTGGATGCGCAAACGGTCATCAAATCTCCAGGTATTCCATATAGTGCCCCCTTGGTGGTAAAGTTAGTAGAAGCCGGCATCCCTGTGATAGATGAATTGGAGTTTGCTTATCGCTTTTCAAAAGGAAAAGTCATTGCCATTACAGGAACCAATGGAAAAACTACCACATCCTTACTCATCTATCACTTGATGAAAAGGGCAGGAATGGATGTAGGCTTGGGAGGAAATGTAGGGCAAAGCTGGGCCTTGCAATTGGTGGAGAAAGATCACAGCTGGTGGGTACTAGAAGTAAGCAGTTTTCAAATTGAAGGTTTTATCGACTTAAAACCATCCATTGCGGTGCTATTGAATATTAGCCCGGACCACTTGGACAGGTACCATTATTCTTTAGAAGAATATGCAGCTGCGAAAATAAAGCTTACCGAAAGGATGAATGCTCAAGATCATTTTGTGTTTTTTGAGCCGGACAGCAATATTTCGGAAGCCATGAAAAGCCAAAAAGGCAATCCTACGCTTGTCCCAATAGGGCTTGAAAACCTTAATGGAACTAAGGGATATATTGAAGATAATAAATTGAATCTGGCGATTAATGGACTTAATTGGTCTTGGCCGACGAATGAAATGGTGCTTAAAGGGGAACATAATTTTATCAATTCTCTTGCAGCCACAATGACTGTAGTATTGGCTGGAGCTGACATCTCAAAAATCGGTCCGGCCCTCAAGGACTTTGTCAATGCAGCCCATAGAATGGAACAGGTTGCCACCATAAATGGAGTAAAGTTTATCAATGACAGTAAAGGCACCAATGTTGATGCTACGGCATTTGCTCTTGGAGCTTTTCAGGAACCACTCATCTGGATTGCCGGTGGTGTGGATAAAGGAAATGATTATAAGCTTCTGGATGATAAAGTAATCGATCATGTCAAGCTACTGATATGTTTAGGCAAAGATAACGAAAAGCTAAAAATTGCTTTTTCCGGAAAAATACCCTGCATATTAACCACAGAAGACATCAGAGAGGCGGTGCAGTGGTCATTAGAAAATGGTAGTGAGGGAGATGTTGCCCTTTTATCTCCGGCATGTGCAAGTTTTGACTTGTTTAAGAATTATGAGGACAGAGGGGATCAGTTCAAGGAGGCTGTAATTACATTAAAGAATAAATAG